The window TGAAAACACGAACCTCGTCAACGATGACATCCGCCTGTTGGAGCGGGCCATCCAGAACATCATCGACAACGCCCTGAAGTTCACTCCCGAAAACGAACAAGTCACCGTGAGCCTCGCAAGTTTCGGGGACAAGATCAGGTTGTCCATCAGAAATACGGGACCGGGTGTCAGCCCCATTGATGTGCCTCATATCTTCGAACGTTTCTATAGAGCACGATCTTCCAGCAGTGAAACCGGAGTGGAACTCGGCCTGGCCATTTCCCAGCGTATCGCCGAACTGCACAGTACTTCCGTAGGCCTTGAGAACCATCCTGAGGTGGGCAGCGTTTTCACCCTGGACCTGGAAGCGTGGTCCCAGCCGGAGTTTTAATATTTTCGGCTCTTCCGGGAAATAAGTACCTGCAAATAAGCCCTGCTTTTACCAAAGGGGTAACTGTCAAACTCTAAAAGCTTAATTAACCACAATTCTTTTTCACCACCCGTTCGTCGCTCGCTTCAACAATATGACTCACTAGAGGACGCTGAAGACACCCTTCGGCAGGCTCAGGGCAGACTGAGGAATCAAAAGCACTGAGACTATCCCCTTCACCGAAGCTGATTGAGTCATCCAGGCCTGGATGAAAGTGAACTTTAATCTTGGTCTGCAGGACTCAATCAGTTGATTTCCAGGAAATCCTTCTCCCGTGGTGAAATGGGTACTGTAAGCATCTATTCCGCAAAAACGGGAGTATATACAGACCTTTCATACAGACCTTTCCTACGTGGAAAAGAGTGCGCAAGCGTGGAAAATGGCACTCACGGCCGAACAGTTCCCTATCCTCAGGGAAGAAGGTACGGGACGCCCCTTCACAGGGGCACTTTGGGACAACCATCGGAAGGGCATTTACCGCTGCGCTGGATGCGGTATTGACCTGTTCTCTTCCGCTACCAAATACGATTCCAGAACAGGTTGGCCCAGTTTCTGGCAACCCATCGCAGCCGGCAAGGTTCGAGAGGTGGAGGACAACAGTTTTTTCACGCGCAGGACAGAGGTAAAGTGCGCCAGGTGCGGCGGCCACCTTGGACATATGTTCAACGACGGTCCGAAACCCACAGGGCTGAGGTACTGCATCAACTCGGCGAGCCTCACCTTCGTAGATGTACCGGTAGAAGGGGCCATGATTAATGAGGAGGGCTAGGGTTAAATTATTGTTATGGCTGGCTCTTCCCGGAGCCCTGATCCTGACGGCCATGGGACCGACAGTCCTGACCCATGGCGCTGACCTTCAGACCGCCACCTTTTACGTAGCCTGATATGACCTGGGCAAAGCCGCCCTGGCAGGGCGGCCGGGAGTCGTGAAAGTGTCAAGCGGATGGCGCGGTTTCAGGGTGATCAACACTGTTTTGTACGACCCGGAGCTCATAACCGTGGAAGAGATGGTTGGGATCCTCAAAAAAAGCGGGATCTATCGCGGCACAGCTGATTTTCAGTGATTATAATAAGGAAAGGAGGTTCAGACCATGAAAAGAATGCTCGTAATGATAATTGCGATGTTCTCCCTGGCGGCGGTTGTTACCGTTCCAGGCTCAGTAAATGCCGAGGAGATAACAATGGATCAGAAAAACAAGGGTTATGAAACAGCCACCTTTGCAGGAGGCTGTTTCTGGTGCATGGAACCACCCTTCGACAAGCTGGATGGAGTTATCTCAACCACATCGGGCTACACCGGAGGGCAGGAGAAGAACCCGACTTACCAGGAAGTGTCCGCGGGCAAGACAGGCCACGCGGAGGCGGTTCAGATCGTCTTCGATCCCGGGAAGGTTTCCTACAAAAAACTGCTGGAGGTTTTCTGGATGCAGATCAACCCAACGACCCCTGACCGACAGTTCGTGGATGTGGGCTCCCAATACCGCTCGGGTATTTTCTACCTCGATGACAAGCAGCGCCGCCTGGCAGAGGAATCGAAAATAGAAATAGCTGAATCCGGACGCTTTGATGGGCCCATCGTCACCGAGATAACCAGGGCAGGTGATTTCTGGCCGGCCGAGGATTACCACCAGGATTACTACATGAAGAGTCCGCAGCGGTACAAATTCTACCGCTTCGGATCGGGCCGGGACCGGTACCTGAATAAGGTGTGGGGGGGGAAACCGTGATTCGTGATTAGTGCTTGGTGATTCGGAAAAAAATTATAGTCCAACAAAGAAAAGGGCCACATGCAGCCATTTAAGCTGGCTGGGCGCGGCCCTTTTCATTTGTGATCATCTGTCCCGTTAGTGACCGGGGTCTTTGGTTTGTTCGAGTTACGAGTCACTAATCACGAGTCACGGTTCTTCCCGAATCACGAATCACGGTTCTTATTCCGAGTTCCGAGTCTCAAATTACGAGTCACGGCCCTTTTCTCTGCTATCCATGAGCTCATTCCACCAGGATCTGTTAAGAAAAGCATCCTCAGGAAAATCCACCATCCTTTCGAACCGCTCGGGCGACACTGTCAGCGAGATGATCTCCGGGGGCAGGTACCTGCGCATGGCGAGATCGGTCGCCCCGATGACTGCCCGGTCCTTCCCGAAGTTGTTAAACACCTCCCACATGAGACCGCACCCGGACGAAAAGGGCGCGGCGACCTCATCGGGATCAGATCTCCAAAAGGTGGCAAGAGTCATAAGTCCGGCCAGTCGGTCCGGGTCCGCGAAGAAGGTAACGGACTTGACCTGGTCCCAGTGATCCAGTTTGAGAGGGCCCATCAGGACATGATCACCGACAGGTTCGGGAAATACTATCTGGTCCAGGAATTCCTGAGCGAGGGCAGGAGTAGCCTTTAACCCCTCACCCATGGGGGCCCCGTTTTTTCCATCGGTGAGGAAGTTGGCCATCCAGGGGGCGAATTTTTTGTCAAAACCGAAATGCTTCTGCAGCCCGGGGCAGCCGTGTGTCGGGTTCATGAAATCATCGCCCTCGGCCCGTTTGACTACAAGAGTTTCCCCCTTGAGCCAACGGGGGTAGTAAGCAAAGCAACAGGCACGGCCCTTGGCCTGGACAGATGGTTCGAAATCGGGTGAAGGATCGGTATCGTACAGCCCAATGATAGGGGTATCCAACCTGAGAGCTTTCGTGAGCCTTTCGATCCCTGCCGACGTCGGTGCCATATTTCCTTCCTTCGGGTAATTATATCAGGTCAACTTCTATTCAAAGATATCCCTGCAATTTAAGATCGGGGTTCTCTTCTATAAACTCCCAAAGAACGGTGCCAGCTTGCTTTCAAGATCCGGATCGTTCTCAATTATCTCAAGACCTATGCGGTTTTAAACAACCTCGCCGTATTGCGACTGGGAAACAAAACGCTGATCCGATACCTTTCGGCATCTTAAAGCATCCACAAAGAAACCCTCATCAAAGCAGTGGAGACCAATTATTGTTTCTTCCGGCACAGACTCATCTCCGTAATCAAAGATAGACAAACCTCCAAGGCTGATATCCATCATCCGATAGGACCTGCCATCGAGCAAAACCATGGCTCCCTTGGTGGGAGGGTGCCGCACCCACTTTCTTCTTTCCGTAACAGTGTCTTTCCACTCCAGTGATGGGTCCCTGCGTTTCATATCCTTTACCACCTTTGTTTGATATTGCCTGGATCAAGTAACCATGTTTCTATTATACATTCAATTAACTGATGGGACGGATCGTACACTGCAGAAAAAATGAAAATACCCGGAGACCCGGTGTGGATCGGGGCAGTAAACGGCCAGGGAGATCTCAGTCTCCCCCTTTCATACGCTTAATTACCTCATCCTCGATCCATTGGTCAGCCTCAAACCGAACCTCCTTGTACAGCTCTGACTTGGCGTAGGAGATGCTCAACTGGGTCTCGGAAGCGATAGTGCCCGTCTCTTTCACACCCAGGTGACGCATATGCTCTTCCGATTCCCGCCCCTGTCTTTCCAAGGTCTCTCTGGCGGTCTGGTAACGCCTTGCGGACTCTTCCTTAACCCAGACCAGGGCCTCCTCTTCAAGCTGCTCACGGAGTTTTTTTTCCTTATCTGACATGTCTGACATGCTTTACTCCCTTCCTCTCCCGATCCAAACGGGTAATGGTAATTACAACATTCCAGTTCAGGCGCTGCACATTCAAAACAGCACCACACATTACACAGGAAGTTAATAACTAACTAATCACAAATTGTCACGTGGAAGCAATGCAGATACGGAATTCGCAGTGGAAGGTGGAAAAAGGGAAAAGGGAAAAGGGAAAGATATTCCAAGGATGGCACTTCTCGTAATTATGACTGACCGTTGATTATTAAAACTTCACCACCAACCTTGCTGCAGCAGTTTATGTCAGGGTCATGCGATCGGCACGGATATTGATATCACCATCGATGTAAGCCATATTCAGCCCAACCTCCTCCGAAACAGGATCGAGAGTGTTGATCTCCAGGGCCATTTTACTTTCCCTGAGGAACCATCCTCGGTTCTTAAACCGGGCAGCAACTTCAGTCTGCTTGTCGACACGGCAGGCCACGATGAAACTCCACTTGCTCCGTGAATCTCGCCTTTCAATTCGGCTGACATTCACAAACCGGCCTCGACCTTTCATCTGACGTGCAAAATCCTTTACTTCGGCAACGATGTCCACACCACCGAAAATTTCCGCCCACACGAAACTCATCATGGACGCCATATCCCCTGGAGCCGGCTTTCCTGAATACGAAAGGCCACCATGGATCTCGTTAAGGGAGTGCCTGTTCATTTTCCTTTTACCGGCAGCCGCCCCATGATCAAGGCTTTCGACACTGAAAGTACCCGCGCCAATTTCGAGATGATAAGCATCCCACCTGCCTGTTTCGAGTTCAGGAAGTTCAAGACACGGACCCGGGCCGATGCTCCCCTGGGAAAGAGCCGGGATCGTCAGGATAAAGATCATGGCTATGGCTGTGAACGTGCTTCTCATGGTTAGGCTCCCGTGTTTGTTTGGCCTTACTGTTGGTATTACAAGAGCAAGGGCTGGACCAAATATAGAATGCAGAAAAAAGAACGCAGAATGTAGAATAAAAACAGACACTTGGAGCACAATCACAGGATGTGAACAGGATCATGGCTACTGCAATGAGCGTTCGGATTTCGAACGGGTGTATGGAAATCGGAGGGCAAAATGGAAAGTGGAAGGTGGAAGGTACATGAACACACAAAAGGGAACAGAGGAAAATATTGACGAGGAAGACGATAGTCTTTTTTATTTTTACATTTTACTTGCTACTAAAAGAAGCAGGCGGCCCGAAAGCCGCCTGAGTCATTCATTCGATAGTTTGTAACTACAGCATCGTATAATAAATTTTAACCCACCACAGCTTCTGAAGGGTAGTTTAAGACAAACCGTAGGTCGGCAAAATATGAGGCCGAACCCTAAAAATTTAATTCCAGGGCTATTGATCACCCATATTGAACTGATCGAGAGAGACCTTCTTATAACCTTGCGGGACCTGGAAAGTGGAGGCAGGCAGATTCTCCTCAACCAGCTCTTCCACGGGCGCCGATACCCCGCTTACAGAGTCCTCATCCACCACCTCTTCCATCATGAGCCAGCCCTTTTTCATCAGATCAAGGTAGGAAGATGACATGTCAACGGTGTCCCCGTTCATCCCGAGATCCTTGCACACCATCATTTTTTTCATGTGTTCATTTGCCTGGTCCCCGAAAGATCTATAGAAATTTGCCAGCTGGGCGTCCTCGGCCATCCACACTGTTCTTTCCAGCTGGCCGTTGTCCATCACCTGGTATTTAGTCGTCGCGTATCCGGCAACGGGCTCTCCTTTGCCGACCTTCTTTACAGTCACATTGGGCTTCGGCCTTGATTCGTTCATCTGCTTCATCTGGGCGAGCATTTCCGGAGGAGCGCCTGCGTACATCTTTTTGAGAACCTGACAGAACTCCTCGAACTTGAAGGTCGTGTATGTCCGTGAATCGTGATCTACCATCGTGACGGTGCCCTTCCTGAAATCCATGATCGATTCAGGGCCTCCGGCCTCCGGCGAGGGAACCTGTTTTACAATACCATCGCCGTAGTAGAACACACCCTCCTGGCTCGTTTCAACCCACCCGGCGAAAGCAGGGAAGGCAGACAGTACCAAAAGGGCCAGGGCCGCACTGAAAATTCTCCGAAATCTCATCATGTTCTCCTCTTATGTTTTTTCCATGGGGGCGCCCCCTGGAATTTTAACTTTACCTGCTCGGTATCTTCATACCACCCGGCATTCCTGCAGGCATTCCTGCAGGCATTCCTGCAGGCATGGCAAACTTGCTGAACCCCTGGGGGACTTCAAAGAGAGCCGGATCCTGTTTTCCAACATTCAGCTCCGTGATCTCGGATTTGACCTGCATATTGCGAGCTCCATCGGAAACCTGCATGTCGTTCTTGACCAGGATGCCGTCGTCGGTGAGCCAGCTGAAGCCTTCGAGCCTGTTGCCCTGGGGATCCTGGGCCACCGTCCTGTACTTTGTCGCAGCGATGCCGTTCACCGTCTCCTTGCCAAGGCTCTCCTTCTCCAGATATTTCAGGTTGCCGCCCCCGCCGGGAGCCGCCGCGATGGGCTTTTCCATGTACATTTTCTGCTTGGGCATGAGGATCCACATGACCCCCTTGTCGAAGCGGATGATCTGGATGGAATCGTGCATCTCCATGCGCTTCATGCCGGGCGCTGCGAAGACCTTCGATTCCACATCACCGCGTTCTGTACTCATACGCTGAGTCGCGCTGTATTGGGCGGTTGAGTCATCAGCCTGAACGGAAGAGATGGCAATCGCTGTATAAAAGCTGACCAACAGAATATACATAACGGTTTTTTTCATTTGTTTCTCCTATTGTTTAACCAGTTCCACACGGCGGTTCTTTGCCCGCCCTCCGTCGCTGGTGTTTGCCATGACCGGTGCCAGGGGGCCGACGCCTTCACCTCGCAGGCGGCTGACGCCACAGATTGTTATGTGTAAGGCCCGAATTCCCACTGATCAACATCTCGGAGGAGCGGTTCATGTTCTGCTTGCCGGACAGTGTGTTAGACCATTCACTATCCAGGAAATGCCACCTCCAGATGAAGTACCTTTTGGCACACGCTTTCTTGCCGAGCACCGTATTCCCGAAGCTGCATCCCCCCCATTCACTCTTTTTGCTTGTGGCTGCGTCTCCGAGGGTAAAGGTTTGCACCACCGTCCGGCTGGACGCTGTATTGGCATTAAGATAGGCATTAGCGACTGTCCGCCCGTCCATCCACTGTTTCGCAAACGGAACGGTCTGGGTCGGATAGAAATTGATGAACCGCGATCCTAAAACAGTATTGACCCCTATCCCCTGCCATGCGGAGGCGAGGCGGCTGCCCCAGCAACTCGTGTGATGCACCAGCCGGATGGGCAGGAACCGGTATCCGGTCGTCCCTCCGTCGGGTCCGGCGAGGCCACCGATGTCCGCTGCCGTAACCTGGTCGTTATTGGTCAGGCTGTACGGCCCGAAGCTAGCCCGGAATCTTCCGTCGGACCCGCCGTGAGAGATGATCCATATGTCGATGGTGTACCCCTCATCGGCGAGGCGCTTTATATAGGCAAACAGGTTGTTTTTGGTCGGCGCGTCCTTGATGTTGACGGTTCGTTCATCCTGCTCGGACAGATCCAGCCACGGTTCCACATTGTCATGCTTGAGAATAACGTTAAAATCGTAAAGTTCCATGATCTTTTTCAGTTTGACCGTCTCCTGGAAAAAGGATTTGAAGGGACTGTCGGCCATATAGGAAAAGATGATCCCGGCTTTGCGACCCGTCAGCTTCGGCAGCAACGGTTCAGCCTCGTTTTGCTGGGCCGGTGGTGGAGTCGAAGAGGTCGATGGAGGCGGTGCAGACGTGCCTGCGGCCGGCGTCCTGATGACCGGTGTTCTGATGACAGGTTGGCGTGTCTGCCACAGTGGCGCAACAGGTGTGGTGCCCACCGGGCGCGGTTGCACAACCGGTGTGGTGGCCGTTGGTTGCGTGCTTTGCTGCTGGGCGGGAGTTGAAACGGAAGGACTTGAAGTTGCAGCAGGAGCCGTCCATGTACCTGGCTGCGGCGCCTGTACAGTTTGAACTGTGCTGGCAGTTGGCTGTGATGGGATGGTCTGCGTGGGCTGCTGTATCTGCTGGGGTTGCGTGGTGGTCATCGCACCGCCCCAGACGGGAAGGTTGCCGGCTGATGCCCAACTGCTGCCAAACAGCACACCCGCCGCTACAGTAAGGGGAAATAAGGATTTAAACCGGAAATTTTTCACACATTGCTCCTCGTGGGGCTGATGCTGGAAGGTGGCGGCCCCCCGGACAAATTGCTTTTCGGGTTGGAAATCCCTTCCAGACTTAATTGCATTGCTCAGCTAGTGCGTAACCTTAAGGGCTCGGTTCCTTTCCAGCCCCGGACCCGTTGTTCACAACTCCGCGATCCACTCCATTAATTACCAGGGGGACTACCTGGCGATCCCGCCATAGGGTTTCCCCGGCAAATTCCCTTTCTGTATGACCACCGCTCTTTGTTCGCCGCTGCAAGTGTTCTGGATACGACAAATGATTTCGGTTCCGCGATCAAAGCAGGAACCTGGAACGTCCACCCAATCCGCAGTTGCTGGATCACATTTTTTATCCCCATCTGCCGACGGACTGGTAATGGAACCGGGTATTCTCGGTGTAGGTTTTGGCGCTATCTGCGGCTTCATTAGCATGACCGCGTATGAGGGTGAAGCCAATACTGCCAGCGCAAGCAGCGAAAAAACGATAAATGCGAACTTTTTCATCCTCTTTCTCCTTTTTGGTTAGGAACTGTTTGGTAAGACACCTTTTTACCAGCCACTATCGAACGCCGTATCACAGCCTGCGGCGTTACTGTTTCACCAGTTCCACCCGCCGGTTCTTTGCCCGCCCTCCATCGCTGCTGTTTGCCAGCACCGGCACCAGGGGGCCAACGCCTTCACCTCGCAGGCGGCTTTTTGCGATGCCGTACTTTACCGTCAGGACCTCCACCACCGCCCTGGCTCGGCGCACGGAAAGATCCCTGTTGTAATCCAGGCTCCCGACGCTGTCGGTATGTCCCACGACGTAAAGATTCAGATCGGGCCTCTGAGCGAGGAGTTTCGCGATCTCGCCTAACGCTTGCTCGGATTCCGGTTTCACATCTGCTTTGTCGGTGTCGAAATAGATGCCGTAGATGGAGGCGTGCCCGGTGCGGTCGATCTCGTCGGCCAGAGCATCGGCATCCACCTTGACCAGCCCCGTTTCCATGGGCTTTGATTCCACGATCCCCAGGAAGGTCTTGTCGGTGCCCTTGCACACGTGGAGGTTTACGAAGATGTCACCTTCAGGCCGCGCAAGCCTGGCCGTGGCGTGTCGCTGCTCGAAACAGGCCCACCGGTAGTTGAGCATGGGATCCTCCGGGCCTGGTTTGCCGCACTCCTTGTCGGCGCAGGTAAAGAGAAACTCGAAGCCGCCGGCCTTCATGGCTTCTTCGTAGTTCTGGTAGATCTCCAGGGTCGACCTTTTTTTAGGGTTCTGATAGACGATCCCGGTGGCCTTGCCCTTGACGGTTATGGTGTCAGCAAAACCGTCACGTCCTGATTTACCCGTGGGCATCTGCACTTCGTCGAAATCGCGGACAAAGGACTTGCCCCCCTTCGACCCGGGATAACGCTTGATCAAGGGATGGTCGCCGTCTTCGGCCCTGGAACCGGGAACCCAGGCGAACATTATTGCCGCCACCAGGACGAGAACAAATACCGTCAACGATGATTTTCCATACAACATGGCTCATTCTCCTTTATCAGTTCCCGGCAGGCAGCTTGCCCGCGAGATTTCTGACGCTCTTTTCGTCATTGTCTTCGCAGGTCCTGGAGGCGATCACATCCGCCATTTTTCGCTCCGCTTACCCTTCCCGCACCAGGGGGTCGGAGCGGGATCAGGGCCGTTTTTGCCTTAACCGGCCCCGGATACCCCTTTATTGATCCAACTCCCACCCTTCCGAAAACAGGCAAGATGGGCCGGGATGATCCCCTCCTCATCTTGCCCAGTTCACGCGCACCCGGTTTTCACCCTCTTCATAGTGGACCGTCAGTTCCCCGCGATAGGACCTTTGGACGGAGTCGCCCAGGCGGCGGGCGAGGTGCACGCCGGTAGTTGTAATGCCGGTGGTACCACCGTCATTCTCCATAGCCATGACCCTTTCCAGCGGATGCTCCCCCTTTTCCGCTTCCGCCACATTGCTGACCAGGTTCATGATCTCCTCGCGGTTCTCCGTGAAAAATGGCCCGTCCAGGGTAAGATATCCGGCCGGATAGTTATCCCTGATCCGTCTGCACGCCGGACAGACCGTACTGACAACCTCCCCTGAAGGTGCGCTCCACGTCCATCGGCCATCCACCACCGTCGCACCGCAATCCTTGCACACTGCCCCCCCGGGCGGCTTTTCCGCCAGCCTGTACGGATCCTTGTCCCCCTTGAACCTCATCCTGTCTACCCGTCCGGTCTTCCACTTCGCCATGATCGTACCTCCCCGGCCACGCCATGAGACATTCCAAGCCAACCATTCCCCTGTAATAATTATACCTCTCTGGGGTAGATCCAGGGGCCGGTCCAACCGCGGGGTTTTCGAATTCATCTCTGTCTTATAGGTTTCCTCTTTCCTCTTTTCCCCTTTCCTTTTCCCGGCGGTGTGCTATAACCCTCCCCCAATGAAAAGAACCGCGTACGGAAAGATCCTGACCTTACTCCTTGCGGCCGGAGCTTTGGCAGCCGCAACCGCCGGGGGGTGGCTTTTCCTGGCCGCCTCCGACCTGCCCGACGTCCGTTTCCTGGCCGGGGCCGACACTGTCGTCAACCTGACGGTGCTACTGCCAGACCAGGGGGTCGGACCCCAAATGCATTAAGCTATTTCGGCGGCACGACGATTATGATCTCGGTCGTCATGTTCCCGGCCAGCCCGAACCATTCCGGGAGGTTCTTGTTGGTCGCCACCGAGATCTGCTGCTTGCCCATGTAGGCGGCAGGTCCGCCGCCGGGCTCACCAACGTAAAGGATCCAGGCTCCGTACTCTGCGTTTAAAGCCCAGTCTGGAAATTTATCCTGGTAGAACGCCCGCACATCTTCGACGGGTGCCGAACTGGCGAACCGGGCACCGACCACTTCGTCGCCCAGGCCTCCGTTGATGAATTCCACGCCCTTGTAAAGCGGTATCCCCGCTTCCTTGAGGATCTTCGCGTCCTTCGCCGGCAGATCCGCCGCAAAAGCGATGAAGGTCGATAAGATCAACACCAGGCCAATTATTAAGGATATCTGTAATGTTTTTTTCATGGCTATCTCCTTGCGCTCCTCAGTTAATCAGCTCAACACTTCGCGTTATTTGGGTATCCGGACGGTGATCTCGGAATCTGTTGAACCCGGGGTCTCATCCGTGGTCCGAGTAAAGATGCACGGCTTTGTTGAAAGGTCCTTGGCCTCCATACCCCCGGGGCCCTTGTAGATGACCCTGCTCCCGTGACGTCCATTTCAGACCAGTCGGAGAACTTTTCCTCGTACCAGTCCATGATCTTGTCAGGGGAGTCCTTGGACTTGAACCACATGATGGTGGCGACCTCGTTATCCCCGGTGGTGTAACTGGCGCCCGGATACACCTGGACCCCGACACTTTCCAGGGCCTTTACCTGCTCTGCCGAGAGATCCTCCGCATAAGCAGCCATCGGTCCCGAGGCCACCATAACCATGCCCAGCAGCATTGCTGCAACTACTACTATTTTCTTCATATTTCACCTCATTTCCAGGAATGCATCCGATCTTTCAGATCACCACCGTTTATTCCCCGGGCATACAGCCATATCGTCCCACTGTTTGCCGCA of the bacterium genome contains:
- a CDS encoding sensor histidine kinase, with product MDFQEPARLKHIQLSANIDENTNLVNDDIRLLERAIQNIIDNALKFTPENEQVTVSLASFGDKIRLSIRNTGPGVSPIDVPHIFERFYRARSSSSETGVELGLAISQRIAELHSTSVGLENHPEVGSVFTLDLEAWSQPEF
- the msrB gene encoding peptide-methionine (R)-S-oxide reductase MsrB gives rise to the protein MQTFHTDLSYVEKSAQAWKMALTAEQFPILREEGTGRPFTGALWDNHRKGIYRCAGCGIDLFSSATKYDSRTGWPSFWQPIAAGKVREVEDNSFFTRRTEVKCARCGGHLGHMFNDGPKPTGLRYCINSASLTFVDVPVEGAMINEEG
- the msrA gene encoding peptide-methionine (S)-S-oxide reductase MsrA, which encodes MDQKNKGYETATFAGGCFWCMEPPFDKLDGVISTTSGYTGGQEKNPTYQEVSAGKTGHAEAVQIVFDPGKVSYKKLLEVFWMQINPTTPDRQFVDVGSQYRSGIFYLDDKQRRLAEESKIEIAESGRFDGPIVTEITRAGDFWPAEDYHQDYYMKSPQRYKFYRFGSGRDRYLNKVWGGKP
- a CDS encoding DUF169 domain-containing protein codes for the protein MAPTSAGIERLTKALRLDTPIIGLYDTDPSPDFEPSVQAKGRACCFAYYPRWLKGETLVVKRAEGDDFMNPTHGCPGLQKHFGFDKKFAPWMANFLTDGKNGAPMGEGLKATPALAQEFLDQIVFPEPVGDHVLMGPLKLDHWDQVKSVTFFADPDRLAGLMTLATFWRSDPDEVAAPFSSGCGLMWEVFNNFGKDRAVIGATDLAMRRYLPPEIISLTVSPERFERMVDFPEDAFLNRSWWNELMDSREKGRDS
- a CDS encoding DUF4412 domain-containing protein, yielding MMRFRRIFSAALALLVLSAFPAFAGWVETSQEGVFYYGDGIVKQVPSPEAGGPESIMDFRKGTVTMVDHDSRTYTTFKFEEFCQVLKKMYAGAPPEMLAQMKQMNESRPKPNVTVKKVGKGEPVAGYATTKYQVMDNGQLERTVWMAEDAQLANFYRSFGDQANEHMKKMMVCKDLGMNGDTVDMSSSYLDLMKKGWLMMEEVVDEDSVSGVSAPVEELVEENLPASTFQVPQGYKKVSLDQFNMGDQ
- a CDS encoding OmpA family protein, with the translated sequence MLYGKSSLTVFVLVLVAAIMFAWVPGSRAEDGDHPLIKRYPGSKGGKSFVRDFDEVQMPTGKSGRDGFADTITVKGKATGIVYQNPKKRSTLEIYQNYEEAMKAGGFEFLFTCADKECGKPGPEDPMLNYRWACFEQRHATARLARPEGDIFVNLHVCKGTDKTFLGIVESKPMETGLVKVDADALADEIDRTGHASIYGIYFDTDKADVKPESEQALGEIAKLLAQRPDLNLYVVGHTDSVGSLDYNRDLSVRRARAVVEVLTVKYGIAKSRLRGEGVGPLVPVLANSSDGGRAKNRRVELVKQ
- a CDS encoding BCAM0308 family protein: MAKWKTGRVDRMRFKGDKDPYRLAEKPPGGAVCKDCGATVVDGRWTWSAPSGEVVSTVCPACRRIRDNYPAGYLTLDGPFFTENREEIMNLVSNVAEAEKGEHPLERVMAMENDGGTTGITTTGVHLARRLGDSVQRSYRGELTVHYEEGENRVRVNWAR